The genomic region GCCCACCCGAACAGAAGCGGGCGTAGAACGCGCTTGCACGCGCCGCAGCACGCGGCGTCAGGCCGCCAATGATGCGGTCATTTTCGACAATTTCGGAGATGGTCGATCCGGGGAAAACACGCTCCGGGCAGTAGCAAAGGTCCAGGTCCTCGCGGATATCAAACCCTTGCGCAGCCAACTCTTCGCCTACCGTATGCTCGGTCGTGCCAACCGGGCTGGTGGACTCAAGGATGACCAGGTCACCCTTCTTCACATATTTGGCCAGTGTCCTCGCTGCAGACCGCACTATCGACACATCAGCCCTTTTGTCGTGGGTAATGGGCGTGGGTACACAGATGATGAATACATCGCCGTTCACGGGCGTATCACTGGCTCTAAGACGGCCCGATGCAAGCGCATCAGTTACAATCCTGGTGACTTCCGGCTCGCCAATAGGACAGCCGCCAGCATTGAGCACTTGTAGTGTAGCCGGATTGACATCAACTCCGTGCACGTCAAACCCGGCATCAGCCATAATGGCTGCTGTGGGAAGGCCAACATATCCCATACCTATTACGATAATCTTGTTGTCACTCATGGCCCGCCCCTGAACTCAATAATCTCCGGAAACTGTAATCATTTTGCGTGAAAGGGGGTATATTCCCGCCCGGTCAGCACGTCGCAGATGCGTTTTGACGCGAGGCCGTCCCCGAACGGATTTGGCGTATTCCGAGCGGTGAAGCGCTCCGGATGGGCCAGCAATTCGTGGGCCCGCTCGACCATCCGCTCCGGGTTGCTGCCGACAAGCTCACACACGCCCGCGTCGACGGCCTCCTGACGCTCTGTCGTCTGTCGCATGACAAGCACAGGCACGCCAAAGCTGGGGGCCTCTTCCTGTATGCCGCCGGAATCGGTGCAGATGACCGCCGCCCCAAGCATCAGGCGGACAATCTCAGGGTAGCTGACCGGCTCGATCAGCTGGATGTTCGGCTTGCCGCCCAGATGAGCATGGGCTGCCTTCTGGACGTTCGGGTTCAAATGGACCGGGTAGATGAAATCCACATCGGGGTTCATCTCCGCCAGGCGGGCGAGCGCGCCGAAGAGCGCATCAAAGGCCGCACCGTGGTTTTCCCGGCGATGTCCCGTAATCAGCACGTAGCGCCGGTCCCGTCTGGTCCCTTCCGCCTTCTTCACCCGTTCGGCAGTGCTCAGCAGCGCATCGACAACCGTATTGCCAACGACGTGCACTACGCCCTGCCCCTTCTCGTCACGCACAGCATTGGCCGCACGCTCTGTCGGGCAGAAATGCCAGCGTGTGATCCGGCTGGCCAGCTGCCGGTAGCCTTCCTCCGGGAAGGGGTGCTCCAGATCATAGGTCCGCAAGCCCGCCTCGACGTGCCCGAACGGCACCTGGCGGTGAAATGCCGATAATGCGGCAGCAAAGACGGTCGCCGTATCGCCCTGCGCCACAACGGCCTCCGGCTTGTGCTCGAGGATGAGCGCATCAAGCCCTTTCATCGACTGGGTGACAACGTCTGTCAGCGTCTGATTGGGTGTCATGATGGCCAGGTCGTGATCCGGCGTAATCCCGAACCAGTCCAGCGCGGTGGCGACCATCTCGCGGTGCTGCCCGGTCGAAACGAGGATCGGCTCGATATCAGGATCCGCGCGCATCGCTTCGATCACCGGGGCGAGCTTGATCGCCTCGGGCCGCGTACCCAGAACTACCAGAACCCGCATGCCTGTCTCTCTTGCCCGGCTGCGCCGGACCCCTGCCCAATTTGCCCCAGACGTCTGGCGGCCAAGCTTACCGATAGAGATCAGAGGCGGTGTCGGCTACCGAAATCTGGGGTTTCGACCCG from Glycocaulis abyssi harbors:
- the wecB gene encoding non-hydrolyzing UDP-N-acetylglucosamine 2-epimerase, which translates into the protein MRVLVVLGTRPEAIKLAPVIEAMRADPDIEPILVSTGQHREMVATALDWFGITPDHDLAIMTPNQTLTDVVTQSMKGLDALILEHKPEAVVAQGDTATVFAAALSAFHRQVPFGHVEAGLRTYDLEHPFPEEGYRQLASRITRWHFCPTERAANAVRDEKGQGVVHVVGNTVVDALLSTAERVKKAEGTRRDRRYVLITGHRRENHGAAFDALFGALARLAEMNPDVDFIYPVHLNPNVQKAAHAHLGGKPNIQLIEPVSYPEIVRLMLGAAVICTDSGGIQEEAPSFGVPVLVMRQTTERQEAVDAGVCELVGSNPERMVERAHELLAHPERFTARNTPNPFGDGLASKRICDVLTGREYTPFHAK